Below is a window of Humulus lupulus chromosome 2, drHumLupu1.1, whole genome shotgun sequence DNA.
aatccacattataatgtggcctcacaatatatcattgatatgcaaacaaatatacaattatgcccccaacgggccaaattaccaaaacacccccataaacaaatgtggacccacatgcatgcatttagcatcatattataatataattctgataaacatgcataaattcatttaatggcataattaaacagttatggccctccccgcctactaatccagccattaaaccatattagggaatccggggcattacattacccttgctgagttatgattcagagttgatcccctaaattcccaactttaattcctcaagctccaagccctggttttctggttagagtctcccaagCTCTGCTCCAATTCTTAGTTCTTGACCGTTTTCTTTTCCTAGCTTCTTTCCTTGAGTTGTCTTGGAGAGTAAAGGTGAGAGAGAATAAAAGCTATCTTCAGCTGAGAAGGAAAAGTGAATGTCGGTTTCTAAGTTTCTAAAAACTTCctaggttttgttttatttaacttaagctttaaggttacctcaagactcggggtgccaaaaacgtccccgagggaaaaatggtagatttccccaatattctctcatagacattctaacctcaaatatatctccaaatatttatttccataacccgataaccccataatacatctaatacccaaaatacccctcgactcgccctgagtcggattctcaaccccgttgtgacattCTGGCTAACTgttccctagaactgtctcggatcgtgctacacagatacatatcacatacatatcatatttatcacatttatgccctcaacgggctaaaatcacaaacttacccctaatatccaaacggtgcccacatgcatattcaattcaactaaacatgcatctctatcacacattcacataaattcacatattataaccgTAATTCACCCActaccctccaggcacgctaatcaaggtcctatgccttattagcaaatttgggtcgttacagttaaagtaaatcaatgagggtttattttctttgatttaaagtgtttaaaaattgacattttgattttgattttgatgagaaaatcaatggatatCAAATTGATATTTGCAAAAGAATCTCTAAGAGACTCTtaaaaaatgcacaaaagttgtttaagtgattttgagattatttagacaactaaaagtaaaagttgctttgaaaggagtgtgccttgctttagcaagtaaataaatcaagataaacttTGAgattttatcttgagagtttatcatttGGCataaaggactcatgatgaactttgagaatcataggtctagatttatcttagaggataaaggacttaatagaaatgaagatatttctattttaaagtgatattttattatcactatgtgagaaatgtgggggtgatactccaaagttaatcaattgattaatttggtcatcctatcaaatagatgatttggaattccacattctaatttacattggctatatgtgtatagaatgaacaaatctagacatgtttggtgtctaaagttattgttttgtaatattttgattcaagaaggaatcaatttaaaacataaaggataattctagaaacaaataggtttccagaattaatattcaaggaaaatgtttatcttggatattaaactataaaatagtgggggtgttgactatggtcaaaatcactattttacaggggtaactattttaatcaaactatagctagcaacaaagtttgaataaaataatgagagtgtctaagtatgcatacatgagaaaaatgattcaaatggaatcatttctacatctcaaggggatgggacttagactccctaaagagattcacaattgatggtaacctatcttaatactagtaaccaaactagtattaggttcaataggtaataacaagtcaatcaagtgaataagtagtagtactcaaattttgtcccatctaagatatgagtactagagtgttgagaagacaagtattttagggtaacaaaatactgtaacaaaatgagggttaaaaccgaaaggttttttaatagaacttagtcttgagaagacaagtattttagggtaacaaaatactgtaagagttctacctatatagacctaggggtggtgccacccctcatgagaattgggagtcattctcaagaaaagactatgaatggaatgtgcacatgaccattaacggtgcaaaagcgagacattgaggtctcaagtgaacatagtaaaggtgtgtgtgttatcaccggtttgttatcaagggatagtggttcaatgcttcggcaaccaaaatttcaacaaactttatgATAATTACAccaaggtaaaattcaagtcgaaagacattttactttatgcaccaatgcaaatgtttctatagagagtgattatttaatcaagtgggggaatattataatttaatataatgtttgattgattaaataagtgttataaaaagtgattatttaatctagtgggggaatgttatattatttcatataatataatgttagattaaataatgtgacaaaatatgatttgtcacaccttgtaacatattattgagagtcagaaaaattagacacatgtgtgtgcccaaatgtgacatattttggagttacaaaatcagttacaaatttgtaactcccaaatattacccaataatgtgtatattatatgttacacatttgagattggatttcacaaagccatgatgaaatatggctgttggagacatgtgttttaactcccaataggtgtttggaggttacaaaatcatgtgggaaatgatttaggacgttttggaacgttttggaaaaatgatttttttgtgctgaaaatggcatgtggccgcggcctgggggacagaagacagtggtcgcggccactgaaaatTCCTgggcgcggccagtgaggctgacaacctatttggttttttagttttttccaaattgaatggttctaacatcccaaataactctcaaatctccattttaattccataaacatccaattaaacattggtaacagccatgggggttggtggaatttgaaattcaaaggggtatctcaaattctataaatatgagcctaatgctcatttgtaagacacaccattttccatccacaaagcacttggctggagaATACatcatagaggcttgataattccagagagttatttccttgagagatcccttcgtgcttagagaataaggggaaataagattttggacaaaggttttgagccttgttcaagttggtgatccccactactctacaatttggttgtgtgagagtttgtccctttttattggttttattttcattcttttgatcttattgatcttatttacttgtattattattgttttgaatttgtaatcttcttcttatacctctttatatttacttgattttgagcaattgagttgtaatatttatttaatcaattaccttgtctattgtattttttacatagagttgtattttggtttttccatgtttccattgagtataaatatatattctctaacaatcaagaATCCAGGCGAGATCTTCAGTGTCATGATGTCCACCTTGGCAAATGAACCCGAGTCCTGGTGAACAAACCAAGACTCTAGTAAATgaaccgggacattagtaaacgAACTCAGACCAGACCCCTAGATAGGGCAAGCCTAGTTTTCCCCGATGCTGACCTGTCCCCACCAAATCCGACAATTGGTCTCCTCAaataacctgcagaagagggtacacccagaacgtacactgttcctaggaaacagtactccAACTACTCTGACAGAACTTGTCcctaggatccccttagaagctcATGCGGACCAGTCCGTGGTAACGTACaatgggcagctgtaaggcttggccacacCTAAGTCGGTCCAATGAGCCCAGATTAACAACATCTaattatgttacattatttgtattatggctccattagcgagcaaactgtaattacatccctattggccccggattagtccagcccaagGTGCTtgattgcctataaatagggccagttgtgTACTGTAGTGGGGATCCCATAATTTCTCTAgtaagcaaaaactctactaaaacttgtagaaaaactccattttcaatattctctaaagcctaatactagtgactcgcggactaaggctcattaacgccccaaccacgtaaaaactctgaTTGTTCATCTCTAATCCTTTCTTTTCAGCTCTTATTTCATAATATATttctagttttcgaaaaactcagtaaacaatatcaaattcaaaaactatatttcttaaataaaaaattgtatttttttgaaaatttataattgtggttaattatttttaaaaactataaaaacgataataaaacatataattattattattttaaaaatctctACGTAATCATTATGAATATTAGTACTCACATATCATAATTTAGTGTGGAAATTACATTAAACatggtattttttttcttcataagtTTGATAAATATGAGGTTTTCAATTTGGTGcatttttttatgggtttttcttcttctttttttttaatacatttttttGAGTTTCTTTTTCCATATTGTTTAGTAATATCATTTTTTCCCTacttatatgatgataattggtTACTAGTGtcgaattaattattttaaaaattgatgTGGTAGTTACCTATAACtactatcattttttttttgtaatatagtAGTAACCAATTAccactatcatttttttttatagttttttagTGATGTGGTGATAAACGATTATCActatgaaattaatttttatattttgaatgatGTGATGGTAGttggttaccactatcaaaataattatgattatttCCATCAAAATATATAATTCGTTACGCTAATAATAGATCTAAAACCTTAATCAAAAATAGGTTACTTAACTTAAAcctgaataataataataataatagtgaaAGCAACCACTATAGAAGAATAATAAAAACATTCTAAATCACTGTCGGAGAAGACTATCACAATCTTGTAGGTGATGATGCCGGAGAAGATGCTGACAAGGAAGAAGATTAttgtcaataatttttttttaatgaaatttgtgaatttatttatggtgatatgttttatatattttattgacgttctatatttttttttgtcaacTTGCCCTATTTCGTGGCATAAGTCAAATGTTTATAAATATAGAAGttaagtttaaatttaaaatatgtaAATTTCTCTAAATTATTTGTTACTATTActaaaaatgttataaaatagtGACAAAAATGTCAATCAAGCCCAAAAAAAATCCAATTACATATGTCCATTTCACTTACACCATTCTAGAGTGAGCTTAAAAgttgaggaaattacattttatatgagattttaatagagtgaaaaaatatgatttaaaaaaaagagttaatttatgactttttttttaagaatttcactttttaagagtttatttttccatatttttgtataaaagttggtttatgccatagttttactcttaatcaagttttattaatttggaagggtatgtttgtaatttgattattattttttaagcttatttgttttttttatataactaacTTTATACTAATATttatttggttgttttgcaatttttttaaatatgaattgtgtttattattattttttatttattagaaacattttttttctttttttttagattgcatgtttattttttcaaatcttaggtaaggtaaccagttacttgattgatctttgacaattatgtaaaaaaaaatcttagaactaggttaaataacatgtaccagaaGGGGTAACCAACGATCGTGAGAGGAGTAATTTTTTTGCCATAataggggtaactagttaccataagaggAGTGACGGGGTACTCATACtatatatgaaaagaaacatcaaatttgaaggaaaaaaaaaagaagaacacttcattaaaaaagaaataagaagtacctatgattttaataacaaggtaaccaattaccataagGAACCCATAAATATACACCCATATCAGAATATAAATGTAAtcagttacccccagaaatatacacacaaagaactgaaaggtaaccagttacccctagaaatatacacacaaagtacgagaaagtaactagttacccccagaaatatacacacaaagaacgggaaggtaactagttaccctagacctgaagatagaaaaaaaatcagatccaccctctttctctctctcccatcttcttctcttctctcacCAAGAACCCTAGCCGTCGTCTGCCTTTCCGCCGCCTGGGTTCGTGTCTAGGCCACCTTCCTGCATCACCTTCGACCATGAACCACCTTCCTCCCTCGCCTTCGACCACCACCAAAACCCCTTATCCCGTACACGCGAACCCTGTCGTTTTGGATCTGGGTGCGCATCGACACCACGGGCAGAGGTGGAGGTGGTTCGTCGTGGAGATGTTGGTGTTGCACCAGGGCCCACACTCAGATGGGGCTCTCTGACGAGTGGGGCTCAGGCGGAGTTGGGGTCTCGAACGGTTGGGGTCTTGAACGGTTGGAGCTGAGCTGGGTTTCATGGAGGTGCGCGCCTAAGGTGAATTCCAGGTGGTGAGGGTGGGTGGCCggagatgatggtggagatggtgaggcaggCGAGTGGAAGACAAGGGAGGTGGCGgctaaggaaaaaggaaagagaaGAGAGATGGGAGAGAGAGAACCGTGCAGCTGGGTTTGGAGAGAGAAAATGTTTGTGTGGCAGGGGTTTGAGAAAGAGAATAGTGTAATGCTAATTTACAATAGTTACTTTGTTTGACTGATgtgttttgattttaaatttagcttctatattttagttagctagtaATTGTGTTTtctatactttaattttttctttaataaattttcctataaaaattaagaaaagtataattttcatatttttgtacaaTAATGGCACgaaagccatatttttgaaaaatgccCTTAGAAGTTTGAGCTCCATCTAGGCCCAATAGATAAAACTTGGGCTTTCATTGGAAGAAGCCAAATTTCTGGTTAAGCCCAACCTGCCCTCCTTCCCGGTTCGTCGTCTGAAACTGTGATGTAATGTGAGTTAAGCAATTTCTCAACCGCCATTGTCCATTGGAGCCAGTCAAGATTCAAGAAGATAAGAAAATGGCAGGCCTACTAGCATGGGCGGCAGACGTCGTCGGGGGCGGCGGTAGTGGACATGGAAACGGAGAAGGTGGGGCTGATTTAATCCCAATTGTTTACAGTCCAGAGCAGCAAAAGTACGTTCAGGAATTGGATCAGAAAGCGGCTTCTTTGAGCCGCTCAATTCAAGATCTACGGTTGAGACTCCCTCCTCCTGACATATCCCAACGCCTTCCTCACCTCCATGCTCACTCCCTAGCTTCTAATGCCGATCTTGCTCTCCAATTGAATTCCCACTCCGCTACCCGCGAACAGGTTTGCTtatccttcttcttcttattatttaaatgtttttttcaccaaattttttataatttttttgttcatCTGGGTCATTACAAATGTGCATTGATTCTATTCTAATCGAGTGATTTCATCTGGGTTTATATCAATGGTTTTTTTTGGTTTTTAGGGTTTGAATGAAAGTATAGTTTTTGTATATTGTTAATGCTTCATTTTGCATTATTAATAGTATTTCACCAATCATTATGGTCAGGCTCAATTGAGAGAGGTGACTCTACAAGAAGAAAATGCTGCTTTCGAAAAAGCTATATCAAATTGTGAAAATAAGATACAGGAGAAAAGACAGGAAGCTGATGTACTAAGGAGAAAATTAGAGGTGAGCATTAACACTTTCAATCGGAAaggtgacttttttttttttttttgtaggtaACCATATATAATGAATGCCACTATGTTAGTGACATTGCCTCTTGTTGAGACTTCTTATGCACATGGATTTTATAGCCATATTCTTTTACTCCAAAAGAGTAAAGTTTTTATGCCCTGTCCCTGTTATTATAAGTATACTAAAAATGCATGTAGTTCGCTTGGTGGTTTTCATGTGTTTGAGCAAGCCATTTGAAGTTCTTTTGATCAATTGATCATTTTAGGAGATGGAGGAGACTGAGAAGAATTTGAGGGTGGAACTTGAAAATGCACAAACTGCATTGAGTGCCAGTCAATCTGGTGGAGGAGCAGAAGTATCAGTGGGTGAATCCTCAGCGTTTGAAACTGGACAAGATACAGCAGCCCCGAAGTCCTCCATAATAGAGGAGTTAGAGAACCAGAAGAAGGAGCTGGTCTGCattcttttgaatttttttgacgATGAACTCTTATTTTTCTTGCATTTTACTTATTATAAGGGTTATCTTTCTTGTAGAGTTTATTGGAGGATAAAGTTCAGGTCTTAGAAAAGACTTGGTTAGAAGTACAAGAGAATGCACTGAAGCAACCCACCCCAGGTATTTTAAGTCATCAATTTACTTACTATGTCGGACTATGTCCTGCTTAGCTTAATAGAGGAATCATATAGTTGAAACTCTTGTCAATTTTTAATCTTCGATTCTGCAGCACAAAGAGAGAAGATATTAGATAAGCAGCTTCACAGCCTCATTGAGCAACTGGCTTCGAAACAGGTAATTGTGAACCTCAGAAAAATATTTCAAGTGTTCCctaccccaaaaaaaaaaaaaatcaagatttCTTGTTTCGAAAGTACCAATATTTATATGTTATCCATTGCTAAATCCTGGAGGAAATTTTGTCACCGTTGACACATTATCCATTTCATTTGTAGGCACAAGCAGAAGGCTTGGTAAGTGAAATTCATATAAAAGGGCTGGAACTAGAAAATTTGAATGGTTTGTGGAGGCGGCTGGAAAGTAGCAATGTAGAGGTGAATGCAGCCAGAAATCGGTTTGTCCGAAGCACATTAGAGAAGGGGTCTGCTTCCTCTGATTACATTGTTGAACCTAATTACAAGAACCCTTATTCTTCTGGTGGCCGAAATGAATGTCAGCAGAGGCTTATGTTGCTCAGATCAGGTTTTGTGTTTTACATTTTAGTTTTGCACATCTTGGTCTTCATCAAAATTTCATTttggtaatatatatatatatatatggttatcAAAATACTGATTCAATACCTTGTTTTATTCTTGGTTTTATGCCTCCAATCCAACTTATATAGAATGGGGTAAACGaggcaaaaaaagaaaaaggagataCACTTGAGAACGATTGCGTGTATGAATTATAGTTGTGTATATACGATGTAATATTTTAGCTATATTCCCAAGTTCATCATGTTGATAGCTGAGTTTAGTTGGGCTTCTTCGTTTCCCTCTATTGCAAAAAGAAAAGTACATGTCGTTTATGAACGAACAAAACGGATTTTAAGGGAAAACTTGTTTTTATAAGTTGAGTAATGATTGCTATTTACACATAATGATAATGATGTGTAATTAATTTCAACTACACAATTAAAAGTGATGAGGTCCCACTTAAAATTATCTATGGATGAAATTTAACACATCTAACATTACTTAAGTTTTATTCATTGGAAGTTCTTGATAAATTACATTAATAGCACGTATTATGTTGTTTATTCAAATTGTTCGGAAAATGAATTAGAATTATTTTATGTTGTTTACATTATTAGGAAACTTAATTAGAatgtttaaattgattaaattattttttttattaaaaaatataaataaatataaatatttattttgtgagatatatttttaaataacaaaATTATCTTTAAATTTTCTATTTATAAAAAATAGAAGTCATTATTATCAATGGCATTTCTTTGGTAATTGGGATTTTTTTTCCCTTATTCTACCAATTTCTACCATTAGTAAATATGTGAATTCGGAATcattattaaacaaataattttcattaaacatgCCATATTATCAAACAACATATGAAATAGAAAACTAAATGTCGTTTTCTGCCTCATTTGTTGGTTTGTTTTTAAAGAAAAAAGATGTTGTCAGCGTTACATACATACAGGTCTGTCATCTTTGTAGAAACAGAAAAATACATGTCGTTTCTCTAAAACTCGATATGTTCTGTAATTGACTTATTGTTTCTGTTCAATAAGTAATGAAAGTTGGCCAACATGTCGTTATTCATCTGAAAGGAGACATCTCAAGGAGAAACGACATGTAGTCATAATGTGGTCATGAAAAATATTTGTACGTGGGTACCAAGTAAGCGTGGATATTAAGCAACCTACAAGAGAAAGAACTACACACACAACAAAGTCACACTCCATTCTTGTAACTATTTAAGAAGAGCCAAGTATATTGAAGCATCACTACAACAACTATCAATTCAAGCTTTGATAACCCCAATGGAGCTTCcccttaaaaaaaacaaaaaacttcAATGGAGCATTCATCAAAGTCAAACTCCTCCAATCATTTCAACACCAATTTCTGTTTGGCCTTGACAACCCAAGTTTTAGAAAATGAAGCCAATAAGGGTACAAACTTTGTGGCCTCACCTTTATCATTACATGTTGTGTTAAGCTTGGTCGCCGCAGGGTCAACGGGACGTACTCTAGAACAGTTGTTGTTCTTTTTGGGATCACAAAGTGTTGATGAACTCAGTTTATTGTCTTCACATGTCACAAGTCTGATATCACCAAATGAAGGCAGTGAAAGTCCAAGAAGTGGTCCCCTCTTATCCTTTGTTAATGGGGCTTGGTTGGATCAAAGGTACAATTTGAAGCCATCATTTGAAGCTATTGTGAAAGAGACATACAAAGCCGAGATAAAAAACGTTGACTTTGTTGCTAAGGTAAATCTCTTTGTTTTCaactttttttaaatttatagcCGTTAAACTTACTGAGCTAATATTTTAAGTTGGGAATATTCTTTAATCAAGAAAATTGATGGTCGTGTTATCTAAAATTGGGGAAATTTGTAAATCATGATTCATGTTCATAATGTTCATCTAGTTGACTTTTTCGGTTTTAGTTTGATTTTTAGATCCATGGAGATGAACTTGTGTATTTATGTTTAATCTACATTACACATACACATACGCATACGCATACACATATACATTATTGTTATTAAACAATATCATTTTAATACGATTTTGCTTGTGCTTTTCTCCCTGAAGGCTGATGAAATAGTGGATGAAGTGAATTCTTGGGCTGAAAAAGAAACCGAAGGACTCATAACTAAACTTCTTCCTTATGGATGTGTAGATTTTCATACTGTACTAGTTTTTGCAAATGCACTCTACTTCAAAGGATCATGGGATAAACAATTCGACACTTCAAATACTCGAACTAGAAACTTTCACCTTCTTAACGGTCAAACTGTTCAAGTTCCCTTTATGACAACTGGTGACAACCCTTTTGAGAGACATCTATACAAATGCTTTGATACTTTTAAGGTTCTCAAAATTCCTTACCGAAGTGGTCAAGACTCTCGTAGATTTTCCATGTACTTTTTCCTTCCAAATGAGAGGGATGGTATCTTCAATCTAATCCAAAAGGTTAAATCAAATCCTAATTTTTTGGATGAACAATATGAGCTGACAAAAGACAAACTCACTGAGTTTTGGattccaaaatttaaattctcattCGAGTTTGGAGCGATAGAGACCATGCATAAAATGGGGCTCAAACTACCTTTCAAGCCTGGTGAGCTTACAGAAGTGATTGATTGTCCCATTCTTGGTAAGGACATCTTTGTTTCAAAAGTATTCCACAAGTCTTGTATAGAAGTCAACGAGGAAGGGACAGAAGCTGCGACTAGCACTGCTGTTATGTTCGAATTGCAACGCCAAAGAGTGTATCCAAGCTTTGTGGCTGATCATCCCTTCTTGTTCATGATTAGAGAAGAGACTCATGGGATTGTGTTCTTTTTTGGAGCTGTGCTTAATCCACTTCTAGACTCCTAATCCTCATTCCTCTTAACATGTTGTTCTACTG
It encodes the following:
- the LOC133817784 gene encoding serpin-ZX-like translates to MEHSSKSNSSNHFNTNFCLALTTQVLENEANKGTNFVASPLSLHVVLSLVAAGSTGRTLEQLLFFLGSQSVDELSLLSSHVTSLISPNEGSESPRSGPLLSFVNGAWLDQRYNLKPSFEAIVKETYKAEIKNVDFVAKADEIVDEVNSWAEKETEGLITKLLPYGCVDFHTVLVFANALYFKGSWDKQFDTSNTRTRNFHLLNGQTVQVPFMTTGDNPFERHLYKCFDTFKVLKIPYRSGQDSRRFSMYFFLPNERDGIFNLIQKVKSNPNFLDEQYELTKDKLTEFWIPKFKFSFEFGAIETMHKMGLKLPFKPGELTEVIDCPILGKDIFVSKVFHKSCIEVNEEGTEAATSTAVMFELQRQRVYPSFVADHPFLFMIREETHGIVFFFGAVLNPLLDS
- the LOC133817785 gene encoding uncharacterized protein LOC133817785 — encoded protein: MAGLLAWAADVVGGGGSGHGNGEGGADLIPIVYSPEQQKYVQELDQKAASLSRSIQDLRLRLPPPDISQRLPHLHAHSLASNADLALQLNSHSATREQAQLREVTLQEENAAFEKAISNCENKIQEKRQEADVLRRKLEEMEETEKNLRVELENAQTALSASQSGGGAEVSVGESSAFETGQDTAAPKSSIIEELENQKKELSLLEDKVQVLEKTWLEVQENALKQPTPAQREKILDKQLHSLIEQLASKQAQAEGLVSEIHIKGLELENLNGLWRRLESSNVEVNAARNRFVRSTLEKGSASSDYIVEPNYKNPYSSGGRNECQQRLMLLRSGFVFYILVLHILVFIKISFW